A part of Thermoflexus hugenholtzii JAD2 genomic DNA contains:
- a CDS encoding L-threonylcarbamoyladenylate synthase, whose product MTRVISIDPERPDPGTIARAAEILRAGGLVAFPTETVYGLGADGLNPKALERLFAAKGRPPTDPVILHIADLETLPRLAREIPPPVWTLAQRFWPGPLTLVLPKQPAVPDLATAGLPTVAVRMPAHPVALALIRAAGTPIAAPSANRFGHVSPTTARHVLEDLESRIDLILDAGPTAIGVESTVLDLTRPVPTILRPGGLPREALEAVLGPVAVFDRAVAGPAPSPGMSPKHYAPRTELVVLLGPKERLRPHLREIARHYVQQGHRVGLLIAEEDRAAVADLPVEVAILGSEADLAGIARRLYPALRELDQRGLDLILAREFGAEGLGLAIRDRLIRAAGGRVIRIEEPS is encoded by the coding sequence ATGACGCGGGTGATCTCGATCGACCCCGAGCGCCCGGATCCGGGGACCATCGCCCGGGCGGCGGAGATCCTGCGGGCGGGCGGCCTGGTGGCCTTCCCCACGGAAACCGTATACGGGTTGGGGGCCGATGGCCTCAACCCCAAGGCCTTGGAGCGCCTGTTCGCCGCAAAGGGTCGGCCGCCCACCGACCCCGTGATCCTCCACATCGCGGACCTGGAGACACTACCCCGGCTGGCCCGGGAGATCCCTCCCCCCGTCTGGACCCTGGCGCAGCGCTTCTGGCCGGGCCCCCTGACCCTGGTGTTGCCCAAGCAACCCGCGGTCCCCGATCTCGCCACCGCCGGCCTGCCGACGGTAGCGGTTCGGATGCCCGCCCATCCGGTGGCCCTGGCCCTGATCCGAGCGGCAGGGACGCCCATCGCGGCCCCCAGCGCCAATCGGTTCGGCCACGTCAGCCCAACCACCGCCCGGCACGTCCTGGAGGACCTGGAGAGCCGCATCGATCTCATCCTGGACGCAGGCCCCACGGCCATCGGGGTGGAGTCCACAGTGCTGGACCTCACCCGGCCGGTGCCCACTATTCTCCGACCAGGGGGCTTGCCCCGCGAGGCCCTGGAGGCCGTTCTGGGGCCGGTGGCGGTGTTCGACCGCGCGGTGGCGGGTCCCGCGCCTTCCCCCGGGATGTCGCCCAAACATTATGCGCCCCGCACGGAACTGGTGGTCTTGCTGGGGCCGAAAGAGAGGCTGCGCCCGCACCTGCGGGAGATCGCTCGCCACTACGTCCAGCAGGGACACCGGGTGGGACTGTTGATCGCGGAGGAGGACCGCGCGGCTGTGGCCGACCTGCCCGTCGAGGTCGCGATCCTGGGCTCGGAAGCGGACCTGGCAGGCATCGCCCGCCGGCTGTATCCGGCGCTCCGGGAGCTGGACCAGCGGGGGCTGGATCTGATCCTCGCCCGGGAGTTCGGGGCCGAGGGGCTGGGGCTGGCCATTCGGGATCGCCTCATCCGCGCCGCCGGCGGCCGCGT